From Echinicola soli, a single genomic window includes:
- a CDS encoding acyl-CoA dehydrogenase family protein, with protein MNFQLTENQSMIAQMIRDFGAKEIAPFRKEWDDDQIFPLPLFKKLGELGLMGVLIPTAYGGSGFGYLEYVTAIMELAKLDPGVGLSMAAHNSLCSGHIMLFGSDEQKQKYLPKLASCEFLGAWGLTEPNTGSDAANMKTTAKEDGDYFILNGAKNFITHGVSGDIAVVIARTGEVGDKHGMTAFVIEKGTDGFRGGRKEDKLGMRTSETAELIFEDCRVHKSQILGEVGEGFIQSMKVLDGGRISIAALSLGIAEGAFEAAVSYSKERYQFNKPISSYQGISFKLADMATKLEAAKLLTFKAADLKNRGEYVTLASAKAKYYASEIAVELANEAVQIFGGYGFTKDYPVEKYYRDVKLCTIGEGTSEIQKIVIARELLK; from the coding sequence ATGAATTTTCAATTGACAGAAAACCAGTCCATGATTGCGCAGATGATCAGGGATTTTGGTGCAAAAGAAATCGCTCCTTTTCGAAAGGAATGGGACGATGACCAGATTTTTCCGCTTCCACTTTTTAAGAAATTGGGAGAACTGGGACTAATGGGAGTGCTCATTCCGACGGCGTATGGGGGAAGTGGTTTTGGATATTTGGAATATGTGACTGCGATCATGGAACTGGCCAAGTTGGATCCGGGAGTAGGACTGTCCATGGCGGCACACAATTCCCTCTGTTCAGGGCATATTATGCTCTTTGGCTCGGATGAGCAGAAGCAAAAATACTTGCCAAAATTGGCTTCATGCGAATTTTTAGGTGCTTGGGGGCTCACCGAACCAAACACGGGTTCGGATGCTGCCAATATGAAAACTACCGCGAAAGAGGATGGCGATTATTTCATCCTCAACGGAGCCAAAAACTTTATTACTCACGGCGTGTCCGGAGATATAGCAGTAGTTATCGCCAGAACGGGTGAAGTGGGAGACAAGCATGGCATGACGGCCTTTGTTATTGAAAAGGGCACTGACGGATTCCGTGGTGGCCGAAAGGAGGATAAGCTAGGCATGAGAACTTCCGAAACGGCGGAGTTGATATTTGAGGATTGCAGGGTGCATAAATCACAAATATTGGGAGAAGTAGGAGAAGGATTTATCCAATCCATGAAGGTGTTGGATGGTGGCAGGATTTCCATCGCAGCACTTTCATTAGGAATTGCCGAAGGAGCTTTTGAGGCAGCAGTCAGCTATTCCAAAGAACGATATCAGTTCAATAAACCGATCAGCTCATATCAAGGAATTTCATTCAAGCTGGCAGATATGGCGACCAAGCTGGAGGCGGCCAAGTTGCTGACATTTAAGGCTGCTGACCTGAAAAACCGAGGTGAATACGTGACCTTGGCCAGTGCCAAAGCCAAGTACTATGCATCAGAAATAGCAGTGGAGCTGGCCAATGAGGCGGTTCAGATTTTTGGTGGCTATGGATTTACCAAGGATTATCCTGTGGAAAAATACTACAGGGATGTCAAGCTTTGCACCATTGGTGAAGGAACTTCTGAAATCCAGAAAATAGTGATTGCCAGAGAGCTTTTAAAGTGA
- a CDS encoding geranylgeranylglycerol-phosphate geranylgeranyltransferase, giving the protein MNHSPSAEKAFSFAAFLRIIRADNLLMMAFAQLMTAYFLVEKTLSGIPALLDPKIYLLVTSTILIAASGYLINDYYDVKIDYINKPDEVIIGKGMRRRVVMFLHTFLNLVGIGLACLVSLKAGGIHFMAAFLLWIYSNSLKRLPFVGNLAVALLTALAIWIVGYYYQKSELLVLTYAIFAFFINLIREIIKDIEDREGDRKHGCKTLPVVLGFRATKNIIFIIAAIFVGSILVVAYKIDENLLYLYFGLIGILFIYFMYLIYHADRKTHFSRLSNLSKLLMLTGVISMAFL; this is encoded by the coding sequence ATGAATCACTCTCCATCAGCTGAAAAAGCTTTTTCATTTGCTGCTTTTTTAAGGATCATCAGGGCAGATAACCTGCTGATGATGGCTTTCGCACAGCTGATGACCGCCTACTTTCTGGTAGAAAAAACCTTATCAGGTATTCCTGCCCTTCTGGATCCTAAAATCTATCTGCTGGTCACGTCTACTATCTTGATAGCCGCTTCTGGCTACTTGATAAATGACTACTATGATGTAAAGATCGACTATATAAACAAGCCAGATGAAGTCATCATCGGCAAGGGAATGCGCCGCAGAGTGGTGATGTTTCTCCACACTTTTCTTAATCTTGTCGGCATTGGATTGGCATGCTTGGTCAGTTTAAAAGCAGGAGGTATTCATTTTATGGCGGCCTTTTTACTTTGGATATATTCTAACTCCCTAAAGCGGCTGCCCTTTGTGGGCAACTTGGCCGTTGCTCTATTGACCGCACTGGCCATCTGGATCGTAGGTTATTATTATCAAAAGTCAGAACTGCTGGTGCTCACCTATGCTATTTTCGCCTTCTTTATCAACCTCATCCGTGAAATCATCAAAGACATAGAAGACCGGGAAGGAGACAGAAAACATGGCTGTAAGACATTGCCGGTAGTCTTGGGCTTTCGTGCTACGAAAAACATCATCTTTATCATAGCGGCCATATTTGTAGGTTCCATTCTAGTAGTAGCATATAAAATAGACGAAAACTTGCTCTACCTTTACTTTGGGCTGATCGGCATATTATTCATTTACTTTATGTACCTCATTTACCATGCTGATCGCAAAACGCACTTCTCCAGGCTCAGCAACCTCTCCAAGCTCCTGATGTTGACAGGAGTGATCAGCATGGCTTTTTTATAG
- the purN gene encoding phosphoribosylglycinamide formyltransferase: MKKIAILASGNGSNAEEIIKHFDGSTKGKVAIIASNRKDAYVLERAKNHNIPFISFTRKEMDEEVLEKTFEELEIDLVVLAGFLLKVPDGLIQQFPERIINIHPALLPKFGGKGMYGMRVHEAVKDKGEKETGITIHYVNEKYDDGRVIFQESVKVEETDSPEDIANKVHALEHKYFPKVIESLL; this comes from the coding sequence TTGAAAAAAATCGCCATACTCGCCTCGGGAAACGGCAGCAATGCTGAAGAAATCATCAAGCACTTTGATGGCTCCACCAAAGGAAAAGTTGCCATCATCGCATCCAATAGAAAAGATGCTTATGTGCTGGAAAGAGCAAAAAACCATAACATTCCCTTTATCTCCTTCACCAGAAAAGAAATGGATGAGGAAGTGCTCGAAAAGACCTTCGAAGAACTGGAAATTGACTTAGTAGTTTTGGCTGGCTTTCTGCTAAAAGTACCAGATGGACTGATCCAACAGTTTCCCGAAAGGATCATCAACATCCATCCTGCCTTGCTGCCAAAATTTGGGGGCAAAGGGATGTACGGCATGCGTGTACATGAAGCGGTCAAAGATAAAGGCGAAAAGGAAACAGGCATCACCATCCACTATGTGAATGAAAAATACGATGATGGCCGGGTGATTTTCCAAGAAAGCGTAAAAGTGGAAGAAACAGACAGTCCTGAGGATATTGCCAACAAGGTGCATGCTTTAGAACACAAATATTTTCCAAAAGTCATCGAAAGCCTGCTTTAA
- the galE gene encoding UDP-glucose 4-epimerase GalE → MKQILITGGAGYIGSHTAVALVNAGYEPIIVDNFSNSNKNVLIGLEKILGSPVKCHEGDCNDREFMQSVFRENDIQGVIHFAASKAVGESTKIPLTYYSNNINSLIILLEVMKDHSVKDIVFSSSCTVYGQPDELPVKESTPRKDAESPYGNTKKICEDILTDHIKSGAATRVAALRYFNPVGAHPSSLIGELPLGVPANLIPFITQTGAGIREKITVFGDDYDTLDGTCIRDYIHVMDLADAHVKSIHYLAAQPDNFFDLFNVGTGNGNTVMEVIKAFEKVSGKPLNYEIGPRRSGDIEKVWANTDKVTNILGWEPQYGLEDALRDAWNWQVSLEK, encoded by the coding sequence ATGAAACAGATTTTAATCACAGGCGGAGCAGGTTACATCGGATCCCATACGGCTGTAGCGCTCGTTAATGCCGGCTATGAGCCCATCATCGTTGACAATTTTTCCAATTCCAACAAAAACGTACTTATTGGGCTAGAAAAAATTCTGGGCTCTCCTGTAAAATGCCATGAGGGCGATTGTAACGACCGTGAATTCATGCAATCTGTCTTCCGGGAAAATGACATTCAAGGGGTCATCCACTTTGCTGCCTCCAAAGCAGTAGGGGAAAGCACCAAAATCCCGCTCACCTATTACAGCAATAACATCAATTCCCTGATCATACTGCTGGAAGTCATGAAAGACCACAGCGTAAAGGACATCGTTTTTTCTTCCTCCTGTACCGTATATGGCCAACCTGATGAGCTTCCGGTAAAGGAATCCACTCCAAGGAAAGATGCCGAAAGCCCATATGGAAATACCAAGAAGATCTGTGAAGATATCCTGACAGACCATATCAAAAGCGGTGCCGCCACGAGAGTCGCAGCATTGCGCTATTTTAACCCTGTAGGTGCCCACCCCTCTTCACTCATTGGGGAACTTCCGCTGGGAGTGCCGGCAAACCTGATCCCTTTTATAACACAGACTGGTGCCGGCATCCGGGAAAAAATCACGGTCTTCGGTGACGACTACGATACGCTAGACGGCACCTGTATTCGTGATTATATCCATGTGATGGACCTGGCAGATGCACACGTTAAATCCATCCACTACCTTGCTGCCCAACCAGACAATTTCTTTGACCTTTTTAATGTGGGCACAGGGAATGGCAATACCGTCATGGAGGTGATCAAGGCCTTCGAAAAAGTAAGTGGAAAACCGCTCAATTACGAAATCGGCCCACGAAGATCCGGCGATATCGAAAAAGTGTGGGCCAATACAGACAAAGTCACCAATATATTGGGCTGGGAACCTCAGTACGGACTAGAAGATGCACTACGTGATGCCTGGAACTGGCAAGTAAGTTTGGAAAAGTAG
- a CDS encoding FAD:protein FMN transferase: protein MQKNARKNIIYSIILLLVVFLVYLYRQNQQAPQAPEPEKDGKKTITGKTMGTSYRIVYLDEQGRDFKSAVDSLLEVFNQALSTYIPDSELSRFNDGDTLTFESVYLPTVLKTSRDIFQRTDGAFDPTVGPLVNAWGFGPEGAQLKDSVNIFKLLRLIGFENIEFDTEKVWKTQPDTYLDFSAIAKGYGVDVVAGYLQDEGVEDMLVEIGGELVARGTNENGELWKVGVNQPSEDVSSNEIFSIIGLDNKGMATSGNYRNFYYKDSVRYSHTIDPKTGQPVNHSLLSATVVAEDCMTADAFATAMMVLGTEEAIDLQKSQDNIDVFLIYSDSLGMQTYISEKLKPFVSYIKGEKE from the coding sequence ATGCAAAAAAACGCCCGAAAAAACATCATCTACTCCATCATTCTACTTTTGGTGGTATTTCTAGTTTACCTTTATAGACAAAATCAACAAGCACCCCAGGCTCCAGAACCTGAAAAGGATGGGAAAAAAACCATAACCGGCAAGACCATGGGGACGAGCTACCGGATTGTTTACTTGGATGAGCAGGGTAGGGATTTTAAATCAGCAGTGGACTCCTTATTGGAGGTCTTTAACCAAGCTTTGTCTACATATATTCCTGATTCTGAACTAAGTAGATTTAATGACGGAGACACGTTGACCTTCGAATCGGTTTACCTTCCGACGGTACTAAAGACCAGCAGGGATATTTTCCAGCGCACGGACGGGGCGTTTGATCCCACGGTAGGGCCGTTGGTAAATGCTTGGGGTTTTGGCCCAGAAGGGGCCCAGTTAAAAGACAGTGTGAATATCTTCAAGCTACTGCGACTGATAGGGTTCGAAAATATCGAGTTTGATACCGAAAAAGTTTGGAAAACACAGCCTGACACATACCTGGATTTCAGTGCTATCGCCAAAGGTTACGGAGTGGACGTGGTAGCCGGATACCTACAGGATGAGGGTGTCGAAGATATGTTGGTTGAGATCGGGGGGGAATTGGTCGCCCGGGGTACCAATGAAAACGGGGAACTCTGGAAAGTCGGGGTGAACCAGCCCAGTGAGGATGTCAGCTCCAATGAAATTTTCAGCATCATAGGCCTGGATAATAAAGGTATGGCCACTTCAGGAAACTACCGTAATTTCTACTATAAAGATAGCGTGCGGTATTCCCATACCATCGATCCCAAGACCGGTCAACCTGTCAATCACAGCTTGCTCAGCGCCACGGTAGTAGCAGAAGACTGTATGACGGCAGATGCCTTCGCTACTGCTATGATGGTATTGGGCACAGAAGAGGCCATTGACCTTCAGAAATCCCAAGATAATATCGACGTTTTTTTGATTTATAGTGATAGCTTGGGAATGCAAACGTATATCAGTGAAAAACTCAAGCCTTTTGTTTCTTATATCAAAGGGGAAAAAGAATAA